Proteins found in one Mycoplasmopsis citelli genomic segment:
- a CDS encoding rhoptry family protein, whose product MIDKLSTDKEKFNKSLNNFLENVIKVRNEVIDLKADESLKKNFLNRIDNYKNQALSPSPRLAINKDKEISYLNDLVNNQLKTIIRETPNTNKLLENLSVSLNNLKSISNDPQIQKLVNLQIQKIQNSRKETQGDVLNSIVQATNLVSSVKNIENLISSIKSKIGQYLNEKTLSGVDAESFSDSLSTIINSDFDNIDQYLEKLNSLHNNIYDNVLLASLFRNSLSKLNEQVLDSLNKGFNIDKKSLSEINLEINKLLNSNPSVKQLNEALWIKSNQLREINRTELKNWYDFAQSFTSDNNLIASDIKNQLNFLNKQAQTLIPTNSAAIREDLQRLIKLYQETRKKIHISKEYEKSLLQQTQTKNSIINIFANENGEINSPFGKKLFNQIQDFRKQSQFTTQNPSLTNEQKESKFKEIYNGLNNLEKTSEYWKKLEKLVTLGDQTLDSSKNKKSEQAYLESEILKIKEAKNNILSALDNAINVNNLGDLTQQITQAIINYKDKQIYYQINKAPLENIKEINQTFAPYSLNGTPTTMQKKLLDKLTEYQKQLSSTTLSDTERKEANEKITQLMDSLQLVKDLEVKNNTLKALVGNENSDSNFAQTSEFSKAKKLNTEFDSFINTLFNSNFDKNQIKAKIEEINNSHKALSLAISVASLQKTNQEIQDNKVSDSNLMNKEPYLYINASIESINTVTQNLINDNNKNQAQVDELENNIKNYLKLAKTLKASADKLQKLNQNDNPIAYEALRKALLDKPNSGTANEPTNTLIHFGDSISVIDFKTHILTDEIDKIENRIQAENHLKKLQNIYTSSDRNSAIFDHAISSYDSKIQNYKEQIELFYIPKATLVTLQDEIDFYIKNATSQKNEIQNAWDAALNLKNSKKTEYDNQKNADGLTITNHIDKVFADFNTLKDATDNSGKKTTLTDQLIAKLDELPLAYAKDKFLQSSVNLINKLDPFNSYSEEIKNTYSNSWKDIISNWIDALKTTVNNYNQTSDLAKIKRDYQKLSALNSLITQFKVVFDYFGKNSKTNKNQTNLQALTSEKPNNNLFIQLNNKIPYQGTGNILYEKTPESIFDLANQIRDAYFDNVSINDAKETQSQKITNYKTDIDAKLDALNANNNHIDTNLKTQINSKLQELLSKINSVNNKNELISIDNLLGEFQFKENNLKELAILTKQAENLVNSNTSIPTDQSGKQSIITAISNIYNGYKNSYLSLSSSELISKEQNLQEQMVLFNKFVQVYDLIKSEKSKIPTQYVAGTADKDNDQSVKTKFEAYFDHLTTMLNSTPITQVKLFNIKNTINSLNDLISIQKEKLNIQNQVLNDNSYKNFTYKNATNFNYGFENDAQKLADIILKSIPDTTKNATEISTTLIPTLVSEFQNQYDLYLARKKALNLLYSNTATDKGIKVKEVETLYQSGNQNIESQFTKLKDKADEFFHTQAQAISSATDKTQIDQAISNAVEIDAFFDKYKQIAQLITQANAKITSLNSLDSIIQSNVNVTVSKTMLQAQIDTGLSNYYTLKDNIQLDRNILMLDTYVARLNLAISIAKIQKDLNNFNSTPGNAEYLTSDAKAPLLEILNKPFAELNKNSNLETKDDYDRLLEKYITGSTDNSYTIAFINSQILQANIYKAQQYLDTYKKHHNTNPNYEPRDIQDLYTQLEAKITEATTILRANPHNEAQKLKIASEIYNSHSGVLDQIIKAKTQKAKRDLSLHLSLDKYIDNHFPNVNNSPRISDFKSVALDPLENIDISSPTKLETFNTNLISAHEKYIQQQVVVFKWEAHRYNSYKNKFNEFYTLLNSQNTNGVSQSFIFETTGITQADLIAFGKAINPTAADTLHTKAKEYANKANQSEDDLKKWIKNISGNEPIETLTKVADEFVNYYQNLISIKSIPSILIKISNLTRIKEQLSDTSSSENVRKVLKDTHLQTDDLETKINDFLSEMNGLISVAQSDIKNEIDESNVLFTTDTPANITTERQTYFNNYKNIVVALSKAKEKLLNLVFGNSDADQNTLQKALSKFLTGVSDYEGRANLNNLLKYLASSTQAKPNIAPEQDKFTLVKSEYNKLVTPSLESIEELNNLTANSASDVDIFSAITKGFDLAYKLFNWTTDPNNINLFFEYLTQKSDGKFNYEDIIAKASTTLVAFKKILQENSINEENITIDGITYKAKKLNSSFDANGGGLLGDLFDKFNILKGNDLVFNTNNIEVFAYKSSTDPNAEYVQSHLTDDPKIRRGFIDLYFRFTEPTSVNNSNSAFSNVHSFGVKFENVGINFKTIDTFSITKDNISDEAHLNETLFTAEEAGWNNLEAPSRLVSAFNKYSLVKGIQNNTYFYSEDITEDIDADPSKNTTSSPDFRIKVKLTNAYKGYTQVGNQIFWRTLNPNFASDEGVQYQNVADHSRKYIGSKEQTQYDWANQYQYKYNANTDKGKILLFLPFVIGIPMQKDNNEGKVLMVITWQILNRFDKNQTSNSQNITLGGNNDVLRHVFFFKRSSRGKSDNKTKQDQNFFRYVMSKIGYRDLEGLSFKALNEKRRKGGSRLWSADNLIETIENISGKNKGIGESDFINAIGQNGFFNIKFKVH is encoded by the coding sequence ATGATTGATAAACTCTCAACAGATAAAGAAAAATTCAATAAATCATTAAATAATTTTCTTGAAAATGTCATTAAAGTTCGTAATGAAGTTATTGATTTAAAAGCTGATGAATCACTAAAAAAGAATTTTTTAAATAGAATTGATAATTATAAAAATCAAGCTTTAAGTCCTTCACCACGTTTAGCTATAAATAAAGATAAAGAAATTAGTTATTTAAATGACTTAGTTAATAATCAGCTTAAAACAATTATTAGAGAAACCCCTAACACAAATAAGTTGTTAGAAAATTTATCAGTAAGTTTAAATAATCTCAAATCCATTTCAAATGATCCGCAAATTCAAAAATTAGTTAATTTACAAATTCAAAAGATTCAAAATAGCCGTAAAGAAACTCAGGGCGATGTTTTAAATAGCATTGTTCAAGCGACAAATTTAGTTTCAAGTGTTAAAAATATTGAAAATTTAATTAGTTCTATTAAAAGTAAAATAGGGCAATATTTAAACGAAAAAACCCTTAGCGGAGTTGACGCTGAGTCTTTTAGTGATTCATTAAGTACCATTATTAATTCTGATTTTGATAATATTGATCAATACTTAGAAAAACTTAATTCATTACACAATAATATTTATGATAATGTTTTATTAGCTTCGCTATTTCGAAACTCGTTATCAAAATTAAATGAGCAAGTTTTAGATTCGCTTAATAAAGGTTTTAATATTGATAAAAAAAGTTTATCTGAAATTAATCTTGAAATTAATAAGTTACTTAATTCAAATCCATCAGTTAAACAATTAAATGAAGCTTTATGGATTAAGTCAAATCAATTAAGAGAAATTAATCGAACCGAACTTAAAAACTGATATGATTTTGCTCAATCTTTTACTAGTGATAATAATTTAATTGCTAGTGATATTAAAAACCAATTAAATTTTTTAAACAAGCAAGCCCAAACTTTAATTCCAACTAATTCAGCTGCTATTAGAGAAGATTTACAAAGATTAATTAAACTTTATCAAGAAACTCGTAAAAAAATTCATATTAGCAAAGAATACGAAAAATCTTTATTACAACAAACCCAAACAAAGAATTCAATAATTAATATTTTTGCTAATGAAAATGGAGAAATTAATTCACCATTTGGTAAAAAATTATTTAATCAAATTCAAGACTTTAGAAAACAAAGTCAATTCACAACTCAAAATCCGTCTTTAACTAATGAACAAAAAGAGTCAAAATTTAAGGAAATTTATAATGGACTTAATAATTTAGAAAAAACTTCGGAATATTGAAAAAAATTAGAGAAATTAGTAACTTTAGGGGATCAAACTCTTGATTCTTCAAAAAATAAAAAATCTGAGCAAGCTTATTTAGAAAGTGAAATTTTAAAAATTAAAGAAGCTAAAAATAATATTTTAAGTGCTTTAGATAATGCTATAAATGTAAATAATTTAGGCGATCTTACTCAACAAATTACTCAAGCTATCATAAATTATAAAGATAAACAAATTTACTATCAAATTAATAAAGCCCCATTAGAAAATATTAAGGAAATTAATCAAACTTTTGCTCCTTATTCATTAAACGGTACTCCAACTACAATGCAAAAGAAACTTCTTGATAAGTTAACTGAGTATCAAAAACAATTGAGTTCAACTACTTTAAGTGATACCGAAAGAAAAGAGGCTAATGAAAAAATTACTCAATTAATGGATTCGCTTCAATTAGTCAAAGATCTTGAAGTTAAAAATAACACTTTAAAAGCATTAGTTGGCAATGAAAATTCTGATTCTAATTTTGCTCAGACAAGCGAATTTAGTAAAGCTAAAAAACTTAATACTGAATTTGATTCTTTTATTAACACTTTGTTTAATTCTAATTTTGATAAAAACCAAATCAAAGCAAAAATTGAGGAAATTAATAATTCTCATAAAGCTTTATCACTTGCTATTTCAGTTGCTTCATTACAAAAAACTAATCAAGAAATTCAAGATAATAAAGTTTCAGATTCAAATTTAATGAATAAAGAACCTTATTTATATATTAATGCTTCAATTGAAAGTATTAATACAGTAACACAAAATTTAATAAATGATAATAACAAAAACCAAGCTCAAGTTGATGAACTTGAAAATAACATTAAAAACTATTTAAAATTAGCTAAAACTCTTAAAGCTAGTGCGGATAAATTACAAAAACTTAATCAAAATGATAATCCAATTGCTTATGAAGCATTACGTAAGGCTCTTTTAGATAAACCAAATAGTGGTACTGCAAATGAACCCACTAATACTTTAATTCATTTTGGAGATAGTATTAGTGTAATTGATTTTAAAACTCATATTTTAACAGATGAAATTGATAAAATTGAAAATCGTATTCAAGCTGAAAATCATCTAAAAAAATTGCAAAATATTTATACATCAAGCGACCGAAATTCCGCTATTTTTGATCACGCGATTAGTTCTTATGATAGCAAAATCCAAAATTACAAAGAGCAAATTGAGCTATTTTATATCCCAAAAGCAACCTTGGTAACCTTGCAAGATGAAATTGATTTTTACATTAAAAATGCAACTAGTCAAAAAAATGAGATTCAAAATGCTTGAGACGCAGCTCTAAATTTAAAAAATAGTAAAAAAACTGAATATGATAATCAAAAAAATGCTGATGGATTAACAATTACTAATCATATAGATAAAGTTTTTGCTGATTTTAATACTTTAAAAGATGCTACTGATAATAGTGGAAAAAAGACTACTTTGACAGATCAACTAATTGCTAAATTAGATGAACTTCCACTTGCTTATGCAAAGGATAAATTTCTTCAATCTTCAGTTAATTTAATTAATAAGCTAGATCCATTTAATAGTTATTCTGAAGAAATTAAAAATACTTATAGTAATTCATGAAAAGATATTATAAGTAATTGAATTGATGCTTTAAAAACCACTGTTAATAATTACAATCAAACATCAGATTTAGCTAAAATTAAAAGAGATTACCAAAAACTTTCGGCTCTAAATTCCTTAATTACACAATTTAAGGTTGTTTTTGATTATTTTGGAAAAAATTCAAAAACTAACAAAAATCAAACTAACTTACAAGCATTAACTTCTGAAAAACCAAATAACAATCTCTTTATCCAACTGAATAACAAAATTCCATATCAAGGAACTGGTAATATTTTATATGAAAAAACTCCTGAAAGTATTTTTGATTTAGCAAATCAAATTAGAGATGCTTATTTTGATAATGTTTCGATTAACGATGCAAAAGAAACTCAATCTCAAAAAATTACAAACTATAAAACTGATATTGATGCTAAACTTGATGCTTTAAATGCTAATAATAATCACATTGATACAAATCTAAAAACTCAAATTAATTCTAAATTACAAGAACTTTTAAGCAAAATAAATTCTGTTAATAATAAAAATGAATTAATTAGTATTGACAATTTACTTGGAGAATTCCAATTTAAAGAAAATAATTTAAAAGAATTAGCAATTCTTACTAAGCAAGCTGAAAATTTAGTAAATTCAAATACAAGTATACCTACTGATCAAAGTGGGAAGCAAAGCATAATTACTGCTATTTCAAATATTTATAATGGATATAAAAATTCTTATTTATCGCTCAGTTCCTCAGAATTAATCTCAAAAGAACAAAATTTACAAGAACAAATGGTTTTATTTAATAAATTTGTCCAAGTATACGATCTAATTAAAAGTGAAAAAAGTAAAATTCCAACTCAATACGTTGCAGGAACCGCTGATAAAGATAATGATCAATCAGTTAAAACTAAATTCGAAGCATATTTTGATCATTTAACAACAATGTTAAATAGCACTCCAATTACTCAAGTAAAATTATTTAACATTAAAAATACTATCAATTCTTTAAATGATTTAATTTCAATTCAAAAAGAAAAGCTAAATATTCAAAATCAAGTTTTAAATGATAATTCATATAAAAATTTTACCTATAAAAATGCAACAAACTTTAATTATGGATTTGAAAATGATGCTCAAAAACTAGCTGATATTATTTTAAAAAGTATTCCTGATACTACAAAAAATGCCACCGAAATTAGCACTACATTAATTCCGACTTTAGTTAGTGAGTTTCAAAATCAATATGATTTATATTTAGCTCGCAAAAAAGCTCTTAATCTTTTATATAGCAATACTGCAACTGATAAAGGAATTAAAGTTAAAGAAGTTGAAACACTTTATCAAAGTGGCAACCAAAATATTGAATCACAATTTACGAAATTAAAAGATAAAGCTGATGAATTTTTCCACACTCAAGCTCAAGCAATTAGTAGCGCTACTGATAAAACTCAAATTGATCAAGCAATTAGCAATGCAGTTGAAATTGATGCTTTCTTTGATAAATACAAGCAAATAGCTCAGTTAATTACCCAAGCTAATGCTAAAATTACTTCATTAAATAGCTTAGATTCAATTATTCAAAGTAACGTTAATGTTACTGTTTCAAAAACTATGTTACAAGCACAAATAGATACTGGTTTGTCAAATTATTACACTCTAAAAGATAACATTCAACTTGATCGTAATATTTTAATGCTTGATACATATGTAGCTCGCTTAAATTTAGCTATTTCAATAGCTAAAATTCAAAAAGATTTAAATAATTTTAACTCCACTCCAGGAAATGCTGAATATCTAACTAGTGATGCTAAAGCTCCTTTACTAGAAATTCTTAATAAACCATTTGCTGAGTTAAATAAAAATTCTAATTTGGAAACTAAGGATGATTATGATCGCTTATTAGAAAAATATATTACTGGTTCAACGGATAATTCATATACTATTGCATTTATTAACTCACAAATTTTGCAAGCAAATATTTACAAAGCGCAACAATATTTGGATACTTATAAAAAACATCATAACACTAATCCAAATTATGAACCTCGAGATATTCAAGACCTTTACACTCAATTAGAAGCAAAAATAACTGAAGCTACCACCATTTTAAGAGCAAATCCACATAATGAAGCTCAAAAACTTAAAATTGCTTCGGAGATTTACAATTCTCACAGTGGAGTGCTTGATCAGATTATAAAAGCAAAAACTCAAAAAGCTAAAAGAGATTTATCGCTACATTTATCGCTTGACAAATATATTGATAACCATTTTCCCAATGTAAATAATTCTCCACGGATAAGCGATTTTAAATCAGTTGCTCTAGATCCGCTTGAAAATATTGATATTTCCAGTCCAACTAAATTAGAAACCTTTAATACTAATTTGATTAGCGCTCATGAAAAGTATATCCAGCAACAAGTAGTAGTTTTTAAATGAGAAGCTCATAGATACAATTCATATAAAAATAAATTCAATGAGTTTTATACTTTATTGAACTCTCAAAACACCAATGGAGTAAGTCAAAGTTTTATTTTTGAAACAACCGGAATTACTCAAGCGGATTTAATTGCGTTTGGAAAAGCAATTAATCCAACTGCTGCTGATACACTTCATACCAAAGCTAAAGAATACGCAAATAAAGCAAATCAAAGTGAAGATGATCTTAAAAAATGAATTAAAAATATTAGTGGAAATGAACCAATTGAAACTTTAACAAAGGTAGCTGATGAATTTGTTAATTATTATCAAAATCTCATTTCAATTAAATCAATTCCTTCAATTTTAATTAAAATTAGCAATCTAACACGTATTAAAGAACAATTAAGTGATACTAGTTCATCTGAAAATGTGCGTAAAGTTCTAAAAGATACTCATTTACAAACAGATGATTTAGAAACTAAAATTAATGACTTTTTAAGTGAAATGAATGGATTAATAAGCGTTGCTCAAAGTGATATAAAAAATGAAATTGATGAATCAAATGTTTTATTTACTACTGATACTCCAGCAAATATTACCACTGAGAGACAAACATACTTTAATAATTATAAAAATATTGTTGTTGCATTATCTAAAGCCAAAGAAAAATTGCTTAATTTAGTTTTTGGAAACAGTGATGCTGATCAAAATACTTTACAAAAAGCCTTATCGAAATTCCTTACAGGGGTTTCAGACTATGAGGGAAGAGCAAATTTAAATAATTTGTTAAAATATCTTGCTTCAAGTACTCAAGCTAAGCCTAATATTGCTCCAGAACAAGATAAATTCACTTTAGTTAAAAGCGAATATAACAAGCTTGTAACTCCTTCATTAGAAAGTATCGAAGAATTAAATAATCTCACAGCAAATTCAGCTAGTGATGTTGATATCTTTAGTGCTATTACTAAAGGATTTGACTTAGCTTACAAATTATTTAACTGAACTACCGATCCAAATAACATTAATTTATTTTTTGAGTATTTAACTCAAAAAAGTGACGGAAAATTCAATTATGAAGATATTATTGCAAAAGCAAGTACCACATTGGTAGCCTTTAAAAAAATTCTTCAAGAAAATAGTATTAATGAAGAAAATATTACTATTGATGGCATTACTTATAAAGCGAAAAAATTAAATTCTTCATTTGATGCAAACGGTGGTGGATTATTAGGAGATTTATTTGATAAATTCAATATTTTAAAAGGAAATGATTTAGTTTTTAATACTAATAATATTGAAGTGTTTGCTTATAAATCATCTACTGATCCAAATGCTGAGTATGTGCAATCTCACTTAACAGATGATCCAAAAATTCGAAGAGGATTTATTGATCTTTACTTTAGGTTTACTGAACCTACTTCAGTAAATAACTCAAATAGTGCCTTTAGCAATGTTCATAGTTTTGGAGTTAAATTTGAAAATGTCGGAATAAACTTTAAAACAATTGATACTTTTAGTATTACCAAAGACAATATTTCTGATGAAGCTCATTTAAATGAAACACTTTTTACAGCTGAAGAAGCTGGGTGAAATAATTTGGAAGCACCATCACGTTTAGTTAGTGCTTTTAATAAATATTCTTTAGTTAAAGGAATTCAAAATAATACTTATTTTTATTCTGAAGATATTACCGAAGATATTGATGCAGATCCTTCAAAAAACACTACTTCTTCACCTGATTTTAGAATTAAAGTTAAATTAACTAATGCTTATAAAGGATACACCCAAGTTGGAAATCAAATTTTTTGAAGAACACTAAATCCTAATTTTGCTTCTGATGAAGGAGTTCAATATCAAAATGTGGCAGATCATTCTAGAAAATACATTGGATCAAAAGAACAAACTCAATACGATTGAGCAAATCAATATCAATATAAATATAACGCAAATACAGATAAAGGAAAAATTTTATTATTTCTCCCTTTTGTAATTGGAATTCCTATGCAGAAAGATAACAATGAAGGAAAAGTATTAATGGTAATCACTTGACAAATTTTAAATAGATTTGACAAAAATCAAACATCTAATTCTCAAAATATAACTCTTGGAGGAAACAATGATGTTTTAAGACACGTTTTCTTCTTTAAGCGTTCATCTAGAGGAAAAAGTGATAATAAAACTAAACAAGATCAAAATTTCTTTAGATATGTCATGAGTAAAATTGGATATAGAGATTTAGAAGGATTATCTTTTAAAGCTTTAAATGAAAAAAGAAGAAAAGGTGGTTCTCGTTTATGGTCTGCTGATAATTTAATTGAGACAATTGAAAATATTTCAGGAAAAAACAAAGGAATTGGAGAAAGTGACTTTATAAATGCTATTGGACAAAACGGATTCTTTAACATTAAATTTAAAGTTCATTAA